Proteins from one Corallococcus exiguus genomic window:
- a CDS encoding peptidase M3, which yields MDRPLHSVRSRLDDFLAELATLQYRYGAGLSPDLPVARLYASFPELSSPETFAAANEALARAQGKDDPVAVRRIRLVREIIATQVEESLALPAADAVVALEARSHIPADDTTLSLAQALSQIPRESNRSRRALLERGAGNFLWDHRGPYGDRRDATLQAAEVLGFPDYPSLRQDVTGIDAGKLAEAAAETLKRTEDAYRDVLAYVLRKLEPTLRPLPGGEARRHDVQHALRAPWMDAHFRREDTVPAVMRWLSDWGLHPEAGGRIRLDDESRPGKASRPFVAAVRVPDEIRLVVQPRGGMDALGDLLHELGHAWHLAHVDADAPMELRRLGDASVTEAYAATFERLLLSPPWLKRYLGLPSGTTKDVVRMGAFQALAVLRRHCAKLSYELSLSTKGASADRADEYADGQRRALFAQPHPGFFLHDVDSQLYVTRYLRAWALETRLTAHLLERFNEDFWRNPSAFTWLKGLFARGGAADAEGLATEVSGTPLALPEAGARLVAILNQ from the coding sequence ATGGACCGCCCCCTGCACTCCGTCCGGTCGCGGCTGGATGATTTCCTCGCCGAGCTGGCCACCCTCCAGTACCGCTACGGCGCCGGACTCTCCCCGGACCTCCCTGTCGCGCGCCTCTACGCATCCTTCCCGGAGCTGTCCTCGCCGGAGACCTTCGCCGCAGCCAACGAGGCGCTCGCCCGTGCGCAAGGCAAGGACGACCCCGTCGCCGTCCGCCGCATCCGGCTGGTGCGCGAGATCATCGCCACCCAGGTGGAGGAGTCGCTCGCCCTGCCCGCGGCGGACGCCGTCGTCGCGTTGGAGGCCCGCTCCCACATCCCCGCGGACGACACGACGTTGTCCCTCGCCCAGGCCCTGTCCCAGATTCCGCGCGAGTCCAACCGCTCCCGCCGCGCCCTCCTGGAGCGCGGCGCCGGCAACTTCCTCTGGGACCACCGGGGTCCCTATGGAGACCGGCGCGACGCCACCCTCCAGGCCGCGGAGGTGCTGGGCTTCCCCGACTACCCCTCGCTGCGCCAGGACGTCACCGGCATCGACGCGGGCAAGCTGGCCGAGGCCGCAGCGGAGACCCTCAAGCGCACCGAGGACGCCTACCGCGACGTGCTGGCCTACGTGCTGCGCAAGCTGGAGCCCACCCTGCGCCCGCTGCCCGGCGGAGAGGCGCGGCGCCATGACGTGCAGCACGCCCTGCGCGCCCCGTGGATGGACGCGCACTTCCGCCGCGAGGACACCGTCCCCGCCGTGATGCGCTGGCTGTCCGACTGGGGCCTCCACCCCGAGGCCGGCGGCCGCATCCGCCTGGACGACGAGTCCCGCCCCGGCAAGGCGTCACGCCCCTTCGTCGCCGCCGTGCGCGTGCCCGACGAAATCCGGCTGGTCGTCCAGCCCCGCGGCGGCATGGACGCGCTGGGCGACCTGCTCCACGAGCTGGGCCACGCGTGGCACCTGGCCCACGTGGACGCGGACGCCCCCATGGAGCTGCGCCGCCTGGGCGACGCCTCCGTGACGGAAGCGTACGCCGCCACCTTCGAGCGGCTGCTGTTGTCCCCGCCCTGGCTCAAGCGCTACCTGGGCCTGCCGTCCGGCACGACGAAGGACGTCGTGCGCATGGGCGCCTTCCAGGCCCTGGCCGTGCTGCGCCGCCACTGCGCGAAGCTGTCCTACGAGCTGTCCCTCAGCACCAAGGGCGCCTCCGCCGACCGCGCGGACGAGTACGCCGACGGCCAGCGCCGCGCACTCTTCGCGCAGCCGCACCCGGGCTTCTTCCTGCACGACGTGGACTCGCAGCTCTACGTCACCCGCTACCTGCGGGCGTGGGCCTTGGAGACCCGGCTCACCGCGCACCTGCTGGAGCGGTTCAACGAGGACTTCTGGCGCAACCCCTCCGCCTTCACCTGGCTCAAGGGGCTTTTCGCGCGCGGCGGTGCCGCCGACGCGGAGGGACTGGCCACGGAGGTCTCGGGCACGCCGCTGGCGCTGCCCGAGGCGGGAGCGCGCCTCGTGGCCATCCTCAACCAGTAG